One sulfur-oxidizing endosymbiont of Gigantopelta aegis genomic region harbors:
- the tnpC gene encoding IS66 family transposase — protein sequence MSISPTRAGQHAKTFLTGFSGYLQTDGFPGYHIFENENSEVTLLGCMAHARRKFHDALKALPKNSQKKPGMVQMAISKIAKLYAIEKQIKPLNAEQRYLIRQEKSKPLLDDFKKWCDDKVTKTTKDSKLGVAIRYVINQWKYLTVYLEEGNLQIDNNMAERRIKPFVIGRKNWVMNQNPRGAEASAILYSIVQTAKANNLEPFAFLTHILTELPKLGRHYDDEALEQLLPWNLTEKIQPLNKVE from the coding sequence ATGAGTATCAGCCCTACTCGTGCAGGCCAACATGCCAAAACCTTTTTAACGGGGTTTTCAGGTTACCTGCAAACGGATGGCTTTCCCGGTTATCATATATTCGAAAATGAGAACAGTGAAGTCACTTTATTAGGCTGCATGGCACATGCTCGTCGCAAGTTCCATGATGCCTTAAAAGCATTACCCAAGAACAGTCAGAAAAAGCCTGGCATGGTACAAATGGCGATCAGTAAAATTGCTAAATTGTATGCGATTGAAAAACAAATCAAACCGCTCAATGCTGAACAACGTTACCTGATCCGTCAGGAAAAAAGCAAACCACTACTGGATGACTTTAAAAAGTGGTGTGATGATAAAGTGACTAAAACAACAAAAGACAGTAAGTTGGGTGTCGCTATTCGTTATGTGATCAATCAATGGAAGTATCTGACTGTCTATCTTGAAGAGGGCAACCTCCAGATTGATAATAATATGGCAGAGCGGCGGATCAAACCCTTTGTGATTGGGCGCAAAAACTGGGTCATGAACCAAAATCCTCGTGGTGCTGAGGCCAGTGCTATTTTATATTCAATCGTGCAAACAGCGAAAGCAAACAACCTAGAGCCCTTTGCCTTTTTAACACACATTCTGACTGAGTTACCTAAGCTGGGCAGGCATTATGATGATGAGGCTTTAGAGCAATTGTTGCCATGGAATTTGACTGAAAAAATTCAGCCTTTAAATAAAGTGGAATGA
- a CDS encoding integron integrase, with translation MSVYKQLENEIKLRHYSPKTLKAYRTWTRQLQGYTKSKDYQNLCQQDVIDFLTWLAVERKVSASSQNQAFNALLFLFKQVLKKEFGEIKGVTRAKRKPYIPVVLSRDEIDLILDHLELPVNLIVKLLYGCGLRISEGVNLRIHNFNFDTGILTIHDGKGKKDRTVPIPQSIVSELQDQLRKTTSLYEADLQDNFAGVFLPDQLEKKYKNAPKEYIWQWFFPAPTLTLIKDKKEYRRYHLHDTVVQKAIKKAVNSAHIMKRASAHTFRHSFASHLLQENYDIRTIQELLGHSDIRTTMKYTHTLQSRTIKQAKSPLDFISEGERCE, from the coding sequence GTGTCTGTTTATAAACAGTTAGAAAATGAGATTAAACTACGCCATTATTCACCAAAAACACTGAAAGCTTACCGAACCTGGACTCGTCAGTTGCAGGGCTATACTAAAAGTAAAGATTATCAGAATTTATGTCAGCAGGATGTGATTGATTTTTTGACCTGGTTAGCGGTTGAAAGAAAGGTGTCTGCTTCCAGCCAAAATCAGGCATTTAATGCCTTGCTCTTTTTATTTAAGCAGGTGCTGAAAAAAGAGTTTGGTGAAATCAAAGGGGTCACAAGAGCAAAACGAAAGCCTTACATACCGGTCGTATTATCTCGGGATGAAATTGATCTGATCCTTGACCATTTAGAGCTGCCAGTTAATCTGATTGTCAAGCTGCTATATGGCTGCGGTTTAAGGATCTCTGAGGGGGTGAATCTTCGTATACACAATTTTAATTTTGATACGGGAATTCTGACCATACATGATGGAAAGGGTAAGAAAGACCGAACGGTTCCGATCCCACAAAGTATAGTTTCAGAGCTGCAAGATCAATTACGAAAAACAACATCTCTTTATGAAGCGGACTTACAAGATAATTTTGCAGGTGTATTTTTACCTGATCAATTAGAAAAAAAATATAAGAATGCACCAAAGGAGTATATCTGGCAGTGGTTTTTTCCTGCTCCAACACTGACCCTAATCAAGGATAAAAAGGAATACCGACGCTATCATCTTCATGATACGGTAGTGCAAAAAGCCATTAAAAAAGCTGTAAATTCAGCTCATATTATGAAAAGAGCCTCAGCTCATACTTTTAGGCATTCATTTGCGAGTCATCTACTACAAGAAAATTATGATATACGTACCATTCAAGAATTGTTGGGGCATAGTGATATCAGGACAACGATGAAATATACTCATACATTGCAGAGCAGAACGATTAAACAAGCAAAAAGCCCATTGGATTTTATATCTGAAGGTGAACGGTGCGAATGA
- a CDS encoding rubredoxin, with amino-acid sequence MKTYICVVCGFMYSEELGRPDEGIPAGTCWDDVPDTWRCPDCGTTKSDFDMVEVN; translated from the coding sequence ATGAAAACGTATATTTGTGTTGTTTGTGGCTTTATGTATAGTGAAGAACTCGGTCGTCCTGATGAAGGTATTCCCGCAGGTACTTGTTGGGATGATGTGCCAGATACTTGGAGGTGTCCGGATTGTGGGACAACTAAGTCTGATTTTGATATGGTGGAAGTGAATTAA
- a CDS encoding DUF6172 family protein, producing the protein MKKTFNLTNPKIKVPRVIEAIKYEVKKYIKRERKKELPEGVDFWDFDCRFGDDEATSEVIHISAINKHISQAESKHLESFYLEVLVKPGKRSKKSVE; encoded by the coding sequence ATGAAAAAAACGTTTAACCTGACTAATCCAAAGATCAAAGTTCCAAGGGTTATTGAAGCCATCAAATATGAAGTCAAAAAATATATAAAAAGAGAACGTAAAAAGGAGCTACCTGAAGGTGTTGATTTTTGGGATTTTGACTGCCGCTTTGGTGATGATGAAGCAACGAGTGAAGTTATTCATATTTCTGCCATTAACAAACACATTTCTCAGGCCGAATCAAAACATCTCGAATCTTTTTATTTGGAAGTTTTGGTCAAACCGGGAAAGCGAAGCAAAAAATCAGTTGAGTAA
- a CDS encoding NAD(P)H-dependent oxidoreductase, whose translation MKQPFLDAMNFRHACKTFDSSKKISAEDFNYILQCARLSPSSFGFEPWRFLVVQDPALREKLKEHTWGAQGTLPTASHFVIALVRTAKTMRYDSAYIEDIMASVHHIPEEFRIKRKAFYKTFQEVDFDLLHSDKNMLDWASKQCYIALANMMTGAAFIKIDSCPIEGFKEQALNQLLASDFNIDTSEFKAAYMVAFGYRTDPQPEKTRQALDDIVQWF comes from the coding sequence ATGAAACAACCATTCCTCGATGCCATGAACTTCCGTCATGCCTGTAAGACATTCGATAGTTCAAAAAAAATCAGCGCAGAAGATTTCAATTATATTTTACAATGCGCCCGTTTATCACCTAGCTCTTTTGGTTTTGAACCCTGGCGCTTTTTAGTCGTTCAAGATCCTGCATTGCGAGAAAAACTCAAAGAACACACCTGGGGCGCTCAAGGCACCCTACCCACTGCCAGTCATTTTGTTATTGCCCTAGTAAGAACCGCAAAAACAATGCGCTATGACAGTGCTTACATCGAAGATATAATGGCATCTGTGCATCATATACCTGAAGAATTTCGTATTAAGCGCAAAGCCTTTTATAAAACCTTTCAAGAAGTTGATTTTGATTTGTTGCATAGCGATAAAAACATGCTCGATTGGGCTAGCAAACAATGCTATATCGCCTTGGCAAATATGATGACCGGCGCTGCCTTCATAAAAATAGATAGCTGTCCCATTGAAGGATTCAAAGAACAAGCCTTAAACCAATTATTAGCCAGCGATTTTAATATCGACACCTCAGAATTTAAAGCAGCATATATGGTAGCTTTTGGCTATCGCACCGATCCCCAGCCAGAAAAAACTCGCCAGGCATTGGATGATATTGTTCAGTGGTTTTAG
- a CDS encoding sel1 repeat family protein has protein sequence MSINKPALSFCIQVSCSALLIVGSLSASASESCSGFFEQQHYQSALEKCTLDAKHHSLNANFILGELYINGLGTKKDIAKGLSYHQLATLSNNVDSELALGKYYAQNKDYLQSHVFFSLALDSGSLSALDFKESAEKNLSAQELTLSKGYLSVLKSAIAQQRKQLAGN, from the coding sequence ATGTCAATTAATAAACCGGCCTTATCTTTTTGTATTCAAGTATCCTGTTCCGCCCTACTTATAGTAGGCAGTCTCAGCGCGAGCGCATCGGAGTCATGCTCAGGCTTTTTTGAACAACAACACTATCAATCCGCACTTGAAAAATGCACTTTAGATGCAAAACATCATTCTCTGAATGCTAACTTCATTTTAGGTGAACTTTATATTAACGGTCTGGGCACAAAAAAAGATATTGCCAAAGGACTCTCCTATCATCAACTAGCAACCTTAAGCAATAATGTAGACTCAGAACTTGCACTGGGAAAATACTATGCTCAAAACAAAGACTATCTGCAAAGCCACGTATTTTTTTCCTTAGCATTGGATAGTGGTAGTTTGAGCGCACTAGACTTTAAAGAAAGTGCAGAGAAAAACCTTTCAGCACAAGAATTGACACTTTCAAAAGGTTATTTAAGTGTCTTAAAAAGTGCCATTGCTCAGCAAAGAAAACAACTCGCTGGTAACTAA
- a CDS encoding YgaP family membrane protein has product MKNVGGIDKILRVIVGLALIASVFALPEVMSPWGWIGIVPLVTGLFNFCPLYPLLGINTCSKCKD; this is encoded by the coding sequence ATGAAGAACGTTGGTGGCATTGATAAAATATTACGAGTGATTGTGGGCCTGGCGCTAATTGCCTCAGTTTTTGCATTACCCGAAGTAATGAGCCCTTGGGGTTGGATAGGTATAGTGCCTTTAGTAACAGGTCTGTTTAACTTCTGCCCTCTTTATCCTCTTTTGGGCATAAATACTTGTTCTAAATGTAAAGACTAA
- a CDS encoding Crp/Fnr family transcriptional regulator translates to MELKNTILQLFPRLADASDKAGNNILSQAQQMTIPKGTTLFRHGDQCQNYLLVISGSVKVITRAENGREVVLYHITRGGSCVLTTSCLMSSENYPAEGVTETDIVALAIAKSVFEQYMAESKAFRQQVFRSYGDRLIKLITLVEEISFAKLDIRLAKFLLKNGSVNTPIRTTHQALATELGSAREVISRQLKEFENKGWVQLNRGKIEIMNHDALATL, encoded by the coding sequence ATGGAACTAAAAAATACCATTTTACAGCTTTTCCCCAGACTGGCTGATGCAAGCGATAAGGCTGGCAATAATATTCTTAGCCAAGCACAACAAATGACCATTCCTAAAGGCACGACTTTATTTCGTCATGGTGATCAATGTCAGAACTATCTGCTGGTTATCTCTGGCTCGGTAAAGGTCATCACACGGGCTGAAAATGGGCGTGAAGTCGTTTTATATCATATTACTCGTGGTGGTTCATGTGTGCTCACCACCAGCTGTCTGATGTCGTCCGAAAACTACCCTGCCGAAGGTGTCACAGAAACTGACATTGTTGCTCTGGCGATTGCTAAATCTGTTTTTGAACAATATATGGCTGAATCTAAGGCCTTTAGACAACAGGTTTTTCGTTCCTATGGTGATCGCCTGATTAAATTGATCACTCTGGTAGAAGAAATCAGCTTTGCCAAATTGGACATTCGTTTAGCAAAGTTTCTATTAAAAAATGGCTCAGTCAACACCCCTATTCGCACCACTCACCAAGCCTTAGCGACCGAGCTAGGCTCAGCACGTGAAGTCATTAGCCGTCAGCTCAAAGAGTTTGAAAACAAGGGTTGGGTACAACTCAATCGCGGTAAAATTGAAATCATGAATCATGATGCTTTAGCCACCTTATAA
- a CDS encoding 1-aminocyclopropane-1-carboxylate deaminase/D-cysteine desulfhydrase, producing MLTKKLTIPLQRIEHPLFKAKGLTLDSLRIDKTDPLISGNKWFKLKYNFIEAKQQKHHTLVSFGGAYSNHLHALAGAAKAENLNVIGIIRGEAHSPLNPTLSDVTALGMKLYYIDRKTYRNKHLTEELEKIRQMIIKDDPFSMGQQAGKFYLVPEGGTNQLAVQGASEIAAFIPDQTDFVCLPCGTGGTFAGMLYGLMQKKATSSLTLLGFPAMKGGQFLEAVIKDLLSQQVQADNTLNNIPNNTTNNNTIAWQLLYDWSFGGFAKMNKDLALFIQDFELNYPLELDPIYTAKMMYAIVSLAEMDFFPQGSRIIAVHTGGLQGRRGMIERIQTHF from the coding sequence ATGCTGACAAAAAAACTCACCATCCCACTACAGCGAATTGAACACCCGTTATTTAAAGCCAAAGGCTTAACGCTAGATAGCTTGCGCATCGATAAAACTGACCCATTAATTTCCGGTAATAAATGGTTTAAACTCAAATATAACTTCATTGAAGCCAAACAACAAAAACATCACACTTTAGTCAGTTTTGGTGGTGCTTATTCGAATCATCTGCATGCTTTGGCCGGTGCCGCAAAGGCTGAGAATCTTAATGTCATTGGTATTATTCGTGGTGAAGCACACTCCCCTCTGAATCCCACTCTCTCCGATGTCACCGCACTGGGAATGAAGCTCTATTATATTGATAGAAAAACCTATCGCAACAAACACTTAACGGAAGAGCTTGAGAAAATCAGGCAAATGATCATTAAAGATGATCCATTTTCCATGGGACAACAGGCCGGTAAATTTTATCTAGTGCCTGAAGGCGGCACTAACCAATTAGCAGTACAAGGTGCATCTGAAATTGCTGCATTTATCCCTGATCAAACCGATTTTGTCTGTCTCCCCTGTGGCACTGGCGGTACTTTTGCCGGCATGCTTTATGGGCTGATGCAGAAAAAAGCCACTTCATCACTCACGCTGTTAGGTTTTCCTGCCATGAAAGGTGGGCAGTTTCTAGAAGCAGTTATTAAAGATTTATTATCGCAACAAGTTCAAGCCGACAATACTCTTAACAATATTCCCAACAACACTACGAATAATAATACTATTGCATGGCAATTATTATATGACTGGAGCTTTGGTGGTTTTGCTAAAATGAACAAAGACTTAGCCCTATTTATCCAGGATTTTGAACTAAATTATCCACTGGAACTTGATCCAATTTACACAGCTAAAATGATGTATGCTATTGTAAGCCTCGCTGAAATGGATTTTTTTCCTCAGGGCAGTCGAATTATCGCCGTACACACGGGTGGTTTACAAGGCCGCAGAGGCATGATAGAAAGGATTCAAACTCATTTTTAA
- the hda gene encoding DnaA regulatory inactivator Hda translates to MKNQLPLSFQAPENASFDNFIVGDNQQLLFSLKNDEESLIFIWGGSGSGKSHLLQAIAGQYQAQAMNALYLPLKLDDDFPPEMLEGLEMMDLICLDDIDQVIGDAEWEVALFHFFNRMRENQGRLILSASNSAVNLAINLPDLKSRLTWGLTYQSMALGDQDKIIALKHRAELRGLSMSDEIARYLLNHATREMSELIQLLEKLDYESLAEQRKLTIPFIKNYL, encoded by the coding sequence ATGAAAAACCAATTACCGCTATCATTTCAAGCCCCTGAAAACGCCAGTTTTGACAATTTTATTGTGGGTGATAATCAACAATTACTCTTTTCTCTCAAAAATGATGAGGAATCATTGATTTTTATCTGGGGGGGAAGTGGTTCCGGTAAGAGCCATTTGTTGCAAGCGATTGCGGGGCAGTATCAGGCTCAGGCAATGAATGCCCTCTATTTGCCCTTAAAGTTGGATGATGATTTCCCCCCTGAAATGCTAGAAGGGCTGGAGATGATGGATCTCATTTGTCTGGATGATATCGATCAGGTGATCGGTGATGCTGAATGGGAAGTTGCCTTATTTCATTTTTTTAATCGTATGCGTGAGAATCAGGGGCGCTTGATACTATCAGCAAGCAATAGCGCCGTTAATCTGGCCATCAATTTGCCAGATTTAAAGTCACGCCTGACTTGGGGACTTACTTATCAAAGTATGGCCTTGGGGGATCAGGATAAAATTATCGCTTTAAAACACCGTGCAGAGCTGCGGGGACTCTCGATGAGCGATGAGATTGCTCGTTACTTACTCAATCATGCCACCAGAGAGATGAGTGAGCTAATTCAATTATTGGAAAAATTAGATTATGAAAGTCTGGCAGAACAACGCAAGCTGACCATTCCGTTCATCAAGAATTATTTGTAA
- a CDS encoding DUF2069 domain-containing protein, which translates to MFENQPETQKKLRLTQNIALIGYFSLFFILMINIIWLIPSRHFPTGLVLLVIVTPLLFPMMGLLKSNTYTYQWASFLTLPYFAHGISEVAAYPEIWWAGVLETLAAIVMYLGCVMYASIFKKEFKKRQLEENE; encoded by the coding sequence ATGTTTGAAAATCAACCTGAAACTCAGAAAAAACTTCGTCTGACGCAAAATATTGCACTAATCGGCTATTTTTCGCTCTTTTTTATTTTAATGATAAATATTATCTGGTTAATCCCTTCCCGTCATTTTCCTACGGGACTGGTTTTATTGGTCATTGTCACTCCCCTGCTATTTCCTATGATGGGCTTATTAAAGAGCAATACCTACACCTATCAATGGGCCAGCTTTCTCACACTCCCCTATTTTGCTCACGGTATCAGTGAAGTCGCTGCTTATCCGGAGATTTGGTGGGCAGGGGTACTGGAAACATTGGCGGCTATCGTCATGTACCTAGGCTGTGTGATGTATGCCAGTATTTTTAAGAAAGAATTTAAGAAGAGACAGTTGGAAGAAAATGAGTGA
- the wrbA gene encoding NAD(P)H:quinone oxidoreductase: MSHILVLFYSRHGATAEMAHLVSRGIEKVSGMQAMLRTVPEVSTVCEAIEGSIPDEGAPYVSNDDLANCSGLILGSPTRFGNMAAPMKYFIDSTSANWMAGHLAGKPAGLFTSASSLHGGHESTLLSMMLPLLHHGMLLVGSPYSEPELIATTTGGTPYGPSHLAGKESNMPISQDEKNLCIALGQRVADIAMKLK; the protein is encoded by the coding sequence ATGTCTCATATTCTGGTGTTATTTTATTCACGTCATGGTGCTACCGCTGAGATGGCACATCTGGTGAGTCGTGGAATAGAAAAAGTATCCGGCATGCAAGCCATGCTACGTACCGTTCCTGAGGTTTCTACTGTCTGCGAAGCAATAGAGGGTAGCATACCTGATGAGGGCGCACCCTATGTCAGTAATGATGATTTAGCTAATTGCAGCGGTTTAATTCTAGGCAGTCCAACACGCTTTGGTAATATGGCCGCCCCGATGAAATACTTTATTGACTCAACTTCTGCCAATTGGATGGCCGGACATCTGGCCGGAAAACCTGCTGGATTATTTACCTCAGCATCCAGTTTACATGGTGGTCACGAGTCCACCTTATTATCCATGATGTTGCCCCTGCTACATCATGGTATGTTATTAGTAGGCTCGCCCTATAGTGAGCCCGAACTAATAGCAACCACTACTGGTGGCACACCTTATGGCCCCAGTCACCTAGCAGGCAAGGAAAGCAATATGCCCATCAGTCAAGACGAAAAGAATCTCTGTATCGCATTAGGGCAGCGTGTGGCTGACATTGCAATGAAGCTTAAATAA
- a CDS encoding YihY family inner membrane protein → MTRFIIFVLQQFVQLRCTVTAASLSYTSLLSLVPLMAVIFAGLSSFAVFQDLFLEIQQFIFANFVPSSSEQIQQYLNEFVGKASRLTLVGLIGLFVVALMLMWQIDQALNYIWGGNKRKNLMGTFLTYWAVLTLGPVLMGISLMVTSYIVSLPLISSAADTIGVRTQMLSMIPIVMTLLAFSLIYLVVPNAPVKLSHALIGGLTATLFFEIAKKGFALYVSYNTTYNNLYGALATVPIFLIWIYISWLVTLLGAVTTYSLAHFSFSRAPSSHPSHPYQSAFHVLRVLSKAALTGHSLSTEQLYADAFLNRENTLSEILCDLYTKGWVVKTDNEQWALGIDLDVVTLWDLYQKLPYSLPKEGYNEPLSRLVGQSNEVLSETLNIPVKQVFAQYDE, encoded by the coding sequence TTGACACGTTTTATTATTTTTGTGTTGCAACAATTTGTGCAATTACGCTGTACCGTAACGGCGGCGTCACTGAGCTATACTTCTTTGTTGTCATTGGTTCCTTTAATGGCGGTTATTTTTGCCGGACTTTCTTCCTTTGCCGTTTTTCAGGATTTGTTTTTAGAAATACAACAATTTATTTTCGCAAACTTTGTCCCCTCATCCAGCGAGCAAATTCAACAATATCTGAATGAATTTGTTGGCAAAGCCTCACGTTTAACTTTAGTTGGCCTGATAGGGCTTTTTGTCGTGGCACTGATGCTCATGTGGCAAATCGATCAGGCTTTGAATTATATTTGGGGTGGCAATAAGCGCAAAAACCTCATGGGCACTTTCTTAACCTATTGGGCGGTATTGACACTAGGGCCTGTACTCATGGGGATCAGCCTGATGGTAACCTCCTATATTGTTTCATTGCCACTTATAAGTTCTGCTGCGGACACGATTGGGGTCAGAACACAAATGCTATCAATGATCCCCATCGTGATGACCTTGTTGGCCTTTAGTTTGATCTATCTAGTCGTACCCAATGCCCCGGTAAAATTATCCCATGCTTTAATTGGCGGCTTAACAGCAACTTTATTTTTTGAAATTGCTAAAAAAGGCTTTGCACTCTATGTGAGCTATAATACCACCTATAATAACCTCTATGGCGCTCTGGCGACTGTCCCCATTTTTTTAATCTGGATTTACATCTCCTGGCTCGTGACTTTGTTGGGTGCTGTGACCACTTACTCGCTCGCTCATTTTAGCTTTTCAAGAGCACCATCAAGTCATCCTTCTCACCCTTATCAGTCAGCCTTTCATGTCTTAAGAGTACTGTCAAAAGCGGCTCTTACAGGCCACAGCCTCAGCACTGAACAATTGTATGCCGATGCTTTTTTAAATCGTGAAAATACCTTGTCTGAGATACTCTGTGATTTGTATACCAAGGGCTGGGTTGTAAAAACTGATAATGAGCAGTGGGCATTAGGAATTGATTTGGATGTGGTCACATTATGGGATTTATATCAAAAATTACCCTATTCCTTACCAAAAGAGGGATATAATGAACCTTTGTCGCGTCTAGTCGGTCAAAGTAATGAAGTGTTGTCTGAAACTTTGAATATACCCGTCAAACAAGTGTTTGCTCAATATGATGAGTAA
- a CDS encoding TlpA family protein disulfide reductase, protein MKKLLILLVFFFLSNNALAINFSFTDMEGKVQKLSDYKGKWVLVNFWATWCPPCRKEIPDLTDFHQENDDAVVIGVNYEPGISDKKLNHFLALYLVNYPITRVNDEIIATLGEPRGLPTSILIDPQGNVKKKISGMVTDRKLNQMIAQFERQSKKEK, encoded by the coding sequence ATGAAAAAACTATTAATATTATTGGTCTTCTTCTTTCTTTCCAACAATGCGCTGGCTATCAATTTTTCCTTTACGGACATGGAAGGCAAGGTGCAGAAGCTTTCGGACTATAAAGGGAAGTGGGTTTTAGTCAATTTTTGGGCGACCTGGTGTCCCCCTTGTCGCAAAGAGATCCCTGATTTGACTGATTTTCATCAGGAAAATGATGATGCAGTGGTGATAGGGGTTAATTATGAGCCAGGCATAAGTGATAAAAAATTAAACCATTTTTTAGCTTTATATTTAGTGAATTATCCTATCACCCGTGTGAATGATGAAATTATCGCTACTCTGGGAGAGCCTAGAGGTCTGCCCACATCGATTTTGATTGATCCACAGGGCAATGTGAAGAAAAAAATATCCGGCATGGTCACGGATAGAAAATTAAACCAAATGATTGCTCAGTTTGAACGTCAGTCTAAAAAGGAGAAGTAA
- a CDS encoding thioredoxin family protein, with protein MVLLALLMTFLITNNALADKNPEEHFFDSTFGDFSEEMATAKEQGKKGIFMFFEMDECPFCHWMKTNVLNQETVQQYYKENFLIFAVDIEGDVEITNFKGKTMSQKDFAFKENRVRATPVLAFFDLQGKRVMRFTGRTANADEFLLLGKYVVDKEYNTTKFSKYKRAHKK; from the coding sequence ATGGTTTTACTAGCACTTTTAATGACTTTTCTAATCACTAACAATGCACTAGCAGATAAAAATCCAGAAGAACATTTTTTTGATTCTACCTTTGGTGATTTCTCAGAAGAAATGGCAACGGCAAAAGAGCAGGGTAAAAAGGGCATTTTTATGTTTTTTGAAATGGATGAATGCCCGTTTTGTCATTGGATGAAAACCAATGTGTTAAATCAGGAAACAGTACAACAATATTATAAAGAAAATTTTTTAATCTTTGCGGTGGATATTGAAGGTGATGTGGAAATTACTAACTTTAAAGGTAAAACCATGAGTCAAAAAGATTTTGCCTTTAAAGAAAATCGCGTTAGAGCAACACCCGTATTAGCTTTTTTTGATCTACAGGGAAAGCGGGTCATGCGTTTTACCGGTAGAACGGCAAATGCAGATGAGTTTTTGTTATTAGGGAAATATGTCGTTGATAAAGAATATAATACGACAAAATTTTCTAAATATAAGCGTGCCCACAAAAAATAA